Sequence from the Selenomonadales bacterium genome:
CGACAATGTCGAGGCTATTAAAACGGCAATCACGCCTAATACTTGCGCTGTGTTACTGGAGCCGATTCAGGGAGAAGCCGGCGTCTACGTGCCCTCGCCCGGATACCTGCGCGCGGTCTACGAGCTCTGCGAGGCTAATAATATCCTGTTTATAGCCGATGAAATACAGACGGGTTTCTGTCGCACGGGTAGAAGGTTTGCCTGCGACCATGAAGGGGTAAAACCCCATGTCATGGCTCTAGGCAAGGCGTTAGGTGGCGGCGTGATTCCTGTTTCCGCAGTTGTTGCCGACAGAGTCGTTATGGAGGTCTTTACGCCTGGCTCTCACGGCTCGACCTTTGGGGGCTACCCGTTGGCCATGGCAGTAGGTATCGCTGCGCTTGAGATTCTTCTGGATGAACAGCTTGACAGAAATGCCGAACGGTTAGGACACATATTCCGCAGCTTTGTGTCGGCCATTCCCTGCCCAAAAGTGGTTGAAGTGCGCGGGAAAGGGCTGTTAAACGCGGTTGTGTTCCAAGAGGGTTTTGCCGCTTGGGATGTCTGTGTCGCACTAAAAGAAGCAGGCCTGCTTGCCAAGCAGACCCACGGCAACATTATTCGCTTCGCGCCCCCGCTAGTAATTACTGACAGTCAGCTGATGGAAGGCCTAACCATCATAGAGAAGGTGTTTAGGAAGCAATAGGGACGGAGCTTTTTGCTTCACGGGAGGCGAATCTTGTTTTGCTGATACTAGACATCCAGCGATTTTCTCTGCATGACGGGCCGGGGATTCGCACCACTGTGTTCCTTAAAGGTTGTCCGTTGGCATGCCTGTGGTGCCATAATCCCGAGAGCCAAAAGCCGCAACCCGAGCTCTTGTTTGATGCAAAGAAGTGCTTGCGCTGCGGCTCTTGCCGTGTTGCTTGTCCAAACGCGGTCATAACCTTAGATGGCGCATGCGTGGCGCAGAACCGCACACGTTGTCTCTGTTGCGGACAATGCCAACAAGCATGCCCGAGCGGGGCACTGCAAGTCCTAGGCGCGTATAGAGAGGCAAACCTAGTCCTAAACGAGATCTTACAGGATAGGGTGTTCTACGAAACCAGCGGTGGCGGGGTGACCATCTCAGGCGGCGAACCGCTGCTCTATCCGTCCTACGTGGCGACTCTCCTGGCGCTGTGTAAAGCCAATGGGGTGCACACAGCCGTAGATACGTCAGGCTTTGCCCCAATGGAGGCTTTGCTCGAGATACTGCCCCACACGGACTTGTTTCTCTACGACATCAAGCACATGGACAACGAAGCACATCTGCGACTGACCGGTGCAGGGAACGAGCTAATCCAGAAGAACCTACGCGCGCTCTCACGCCTACATGGGAACATCATCTTGCGCGTACCCCTTATTGTGGGTCTAAACGATGAATGGGAGCATCTGAGGAGGATTCGTGCCCTTGCGCTCGAGCTCAACTTAACGCGTGTCAGCTTGCTGCCCTACCATCCCTTTGCCTGCGGCAAGTATGAACGCATGCTGATACCACACAAGTTAGCCAACCTTAGACCCCCGACAGATGCCGAGCTTATTGGAGCAGTGAGAGAGCTGTCTCACCCTAACATCACCGTCACGGTAGGAGGATGAGCGAGATGCAGGAAACGATGCGCGGCACGACCGAGCGCGTCCGCATGTTGCGCGCAGTGAGCGAAGCCGCCGTCCCGAGGATTAGCCTAGAGCGAGCCAAGCTTGTAACCGAAGTGTACCAAAATCATGCCGGCAAGGTTTCGCCGCCCATGCTGCGCGCGCTTGCGTTCCGTCATGTCTTAGAGCAAAAGGCTATTGCCATCGGCCCGGGCGAACTGATTGTGGGTGAGAGAGGGGATGCGCCTCAAGTAGCCCCGACCTATCCTGAGCTCTGTTGCCACACGCTCGCAGACCTACGCGTAATGCACGAGCGGGAGAAGATTTCCTTTCAAGTTGACGAAACGGCCATGCAAACGCAGGAAAACTGCATAATCCCTTACTGGGAAGGCCGTTCCCTGCGAGATATCATCTTCAGTCACATGGATGCACAGTGGCACGCCGCCTATCAGGCAGGCATCTTTACCGAGTTTATGGAACAGAGGGCGCCGGGACACACGGTAGGCGACAAAAAAATCGTCGAGCGCGGATTCCTTGACTATCTGCAGGAAATCGAGGCAGCCCTAACCTCGCTCGATTACCACGCGGATATGCAGGCCTACGCTAAAGCCGAGCAACTTAAGGCTATGGCGATTTGCGCCCGCGCGCTTATTGCTTTTGCCGCAAGGTATTCCGAGCTAGCGAGAGGACTGGCAGAGGCTGAGGCGGAGCCCACGCGCCGGCAAGAGCTACTGCGCATGGCAGAGGTCTGCTCGCATGTGCCGGCGCGCGCGCCGCGCAACTTCCACGAAGCGCTGCAGAGCTACTGGTTCGTGCACCTCGGTGTCATCACCGAGCTAAACACCTGGGATGCCTTTAGCCCCGGCCGCCTTGACCAGCACTTGCTGCCGTTTTATCGGCTTGGTTTAGCCGACGGCACGCTCACGCGGGACTCAGCCAAGGAGCTGCTCGAGTGTCTGTGGGTTAAGTTTAACAACCAGCCCGCTCCCCCTAAGGTAGGGATTACCTTGCAGGAGAGCGGCACCTACACAGATTTTGCCAACATAAATCTAGGTGGACTAACCGCTGACGGTAGCGACGGCGTCAACGAAGTCACTTATCTGCTGCTAGAAGTGATTGCACAGATGCGCTTACTGCAGCCAAGCAGCAATATTCAGGTCAGCAAAAAGAACCCCGACTTGTTCTTGCATAAAGCAGGGGAGATAATACGCACCGGCTTTGGCCAGCCCTCGATTTTTAACGCCGATGCGGTGGTGCAAGAGCTGCTCGGGCAAGGCAAATCCCTCGCGGATGCCCGCGAGGGTGGCACCAGCGGCTGCGTGGAGACCGGGGCCTTTGGCAAAGAAGCCTATATCCTCACCGGCTACTTTAACTTAGTCAAGGTGCTCGAAATCACCCTGCATAACGGGGTGGACCCCCGCACCGGGCGGCAAATTGGCCTCGCGACCGGGAGCCCAGGCGACTTTGGCACGTACGAAAGCCTTATGGTTGCATTCGAGCAGCAACTGCGCCACTTCGTAGACATTAAGGTCAAGGGCAGTAACGTTATTGAACAGCTATACGCCACACAGATGCCTGCGCCCTTTCTATCCCTAGTTATAGACGATTGCATTAAAAACGCCCGCGACTACAATGCCGGTGGCGCGCGCTACAACACTTCTTACCTGCAGGGAGTAGGCATCGGTTCAATTGCGGACATGCTGGCGGCGATTAAGCTGCATGTCTTTTTGCGCCGGTCGCTTAGCATGACAGAGCTCTTACGTGCGTTACAGGACAATTTCTCCGGACATGAACACATTAGGCTACTGCTCGCCAACAAGACGCCGCGCTACGGCAACGACGACGATTACGCCGATAGCTGTATGAGCGCTGTTTTCAACATGTTCCACGCTGCTGTTGATGGGAGGCCTACACCGCGCGGCGCGACGTATCACATAAACATGCTGCCCACCACCTGCCACGTATACTTTGGCTCGGTAGTGGGCGCAACTCCGGACGGGCGTAAGGCGGGTATGCCGCTTTCTGAGGGTATTTCCCCCGTGCAGGGAGCAGACCGACTAGGCCCGACTGCCGTAATTAAGTCAGCCGCGAAAATGGATCACCTCCGCACCGGCGGTACGCTCCTTAACCAGAAGTTTTCGCCCTCCGTTCTCGCGGGGCAGGCCGGGCTAGAGCGCCTTGCTCATCTTGTGCGCGCCTACTTTAGGCTCGATGGCCATCACATCCAGTTTAACGTCGTCGACGCCGCTACTCTGCGCGCCGCGCAAGCGAATCCCGCAGAGCACCAAGGGCTAATCGTGCGCGTGGCGGGCTACAGCGACTACTTCCACAACCTAAGCCGTGCCCTGCAGGACGAGATTATCGCCCGCACGGAACACGGCTCCGTGTGAAGGGCGCGGGTCTTGAAAGCATTCACGTCTTCGTCGTCTCCCCGTTTCGCTTAGTCGAGATGGGGAGATGCGTATGTAACACGGTTACTATCATAGACATGTGACAGTATTGGCAAGAAAGCCACGGTATGGCTATAATGGGTTGGAGGGTGATTTCATGAAGAAGCCTGTCCTGTCACTGTTTGTCGCCATGCTCGTGCTCACTGTCGTAGGTATGTGTCTGCACTCTAACCATGGTAGCCCAACTCAACAAGCAATGTCGGAAGCTCTTGTTCACGCGCCGCATTTCGACCCACCTCCACCGCCGCGCAAACCGCTCACCTAGTGCCCGGTGAGGGATTAGGGAGGAAG
This genomic interval carries:
- the rocD gene encoding ornithine--oxo-acid transaminase produces the protein MKSQHYIELAERYGAHNYHPLPVVISEAEGVIVRDPEGKQYFDFLSAYSAVNQGHRHPKLMKAISDQLDRCTLTSRAFHNDMMGPFLEKLCHYTGYEMALPMNTGAEAVETALKLARRWGVERKGIPNGQQEIIVAENNFHGRTITIVSMSTDPDSRVNYGPYTPGFKIVPYDNVEAIKTAITPNTCAVLLEPIQGEAGVYVPSPGYLRAVYELCEANNILFIADEIQTGFCRTGRRFACDHEGVKPHVMALGKALGGGVIPVSAVVADRVVMEVFTPGSHGSTFGGYPLAMAVGIAALEILLDEQLDRNAERLGHIFRSFVSAIPCPKVVEVRGKGLLNAVVFQEGFAAWDVCVALKEAGLLAKQTHGNIIRFAPPLVITDSQLMEGLTIIEKVFRKQ
- a CDS encoding glycyl-radical enzyme activating protein, with the protein product MLILDIQRFSLHDGPGIRTTVFLKGCPLACLWCHNPESQKPQPELLFDAKKCLRCGSCRVACPNAVITLDGACVAQNRTRCLCCGQCQQACPSGALQVLGAYREANLVLNEILQDRVFYETSGGGVTISGGEPLLYPSYVATLLALCKANGVHTAVDTSGFAPMEALLEILPHTDLFLYDIKHMDNEAHLRLTGAGNELIQKNLRALSRLHGNIILRVPLIVGLNDEWEHLRRIRALALELNLTRVSLLPYHPFACGKYERMLIPHKLANLRPPTDAELIGAVRELSHPNITVTVGG
- a CDS encoding glycyl radical protein — encoded protein: MRGTTERVRMLRAVSEAAVPRISLERAKLVTEVYQNHAGKVSPPMLRALAFRHVLEQKAIAIGPGELIVGERGDAPQVAPTYPELCCHTLADLRVMHEREKISFQVDETAMQTQENCIIPYWEGRSLRDIIFSHMDAQWHAAYQAGIFTEFMEQRAPGHTVGDKKIVERGFLDYLQEIEAALTSLDYHADMQAYAKAEQLKAMAICARALIAFAARYSELARGLAEAEAEPTRRQELLRMAEVCSHVPARAPRNFHEALQSYWFVHLGVITELNTWDAFSPGRLDQHLLPFYRLGLADGTLTRDSAKELLECLWVKFNNQPAPPKVGITLQESGTYTDFANINLGGLTADGSDGVNEVTYLLLEVIAQMRLLQPSSNIQVSKKNPDLFLHKAGEIIRTGFGQPSIFNADAVVQELLGQGKSLADAREGGTSGCVETGAFGKEAYILTGYFNLVKVLEITLHNGVDPRTGRQIGLATGSPGDFGTYESLMVAFEQQLRHFVDIKVKGSNVIEQLYATQMPAPFLSLVIDDCIKNARDYNAGGARYNTSYLQGVGIGSIADMLAAIKLHVFLRRSLSMTELLRALQDNFSGHEHIRLLLANKTPRYGNDDDYADSCMSAVFNMFHAAVDGRPTPRGATYHINMLPTTCHVYFGSVVGATPDGRKAGMPLSEGISPVQGADRLGPTAVIKSAAKMDHLRTGGTLLNQKFSPSVLAGQAGLERLAHLVRAYFRLDGHHIQFNVVDAATLRAAQANPAEHQGLIVRVAGYSDYFHNLSRALQDEIIARTEHGSV